Proteins encoded together in one Scheffersomyces stipitis CBS 6054 chromosome 5, complete sequence window:
- a CDS encoding predicted protein (go_function oxidoreductase activity~go_process electron transport; aromatic compound metabolism): protein MYENDDFGNKGAWNTIRKLGKTIKNTWKPDYIIVVSAHWQSGASNLVEVAIPKKDDAENDLIYDFYGFPNHMYKEQFHSKNSVYVAEHIRQHLEQNGFNSVLTQRGIDHGVWVPFKVAFSDYNTLSKTEDIPDSPGLDLPETAVIQVSLTANDKDFNSHFKLGEVLSHFRDNLLWDETQNRYLTGLIICSGMSVHNLRDLGRSFSQPGGIMPYVKPFNQLLTKTLTKSTDLLADLLEIQSSQKALLYNAHPTLEHFVPVVVASGIANKNKEPVKELYNAELASLGWGIYQFGPLPVLPKA from the coding sequence ATGTACGAAAACGATGATTTTGGCAATAAAGGTGCCTGGAACACTATTAGAAAGCTTGGAAAAACCATCAAGAACACATGGAAGCCCGACTATATTATCGTAGTCTCTGCTCATTGGCAGTCGGGAGCTTCCAACCTCGTAGAAGTTGCCATTCCCAAGAAAGATGATGCTGAAAACGACTTGATCTACGATTTCTATGGTTTCCCAAATCACATGTATAAGGAACAATTCCACAGTAAAAATTCTGTCTACGTTGCTGAACATATCAGACAGCATTTGGAGCAGAACGGATTCAACAGTGTATTGACTCAAAGAGGTATAGATCACGGAGTTTGGGTTCCATTCAAAGTAGCATTCAGTGACTATAACACTTTATCCAAGACTGAAGATATACCCGATTCACCAGGTTTGGATTTACCAGAGACAGCCGTGATCCAAGTGTCTTTAACTGCAAATGACAAAGATTTCAATTCCCACTTCAAATTGGGCGAAGTCTTGAGCCATTTCAGAGATAACTTACTCTGGGACGAAACTCAGAACAGATACTTAACTGGGTTGATAATTTGCTCTGGAATGTCTGTACATAACTTGAGAGATCTTGGGAGATCTTTCTCTCAGCCTGGAGGTATTATGCCTTACGTAAAGCCATTCAACCAGTTATTGACGAAGACCTTGACAAAGTCTACAGACTTATTGGCCGATTTGCTTGAGATTCAAAGTTCACAAAAGGCTTTGTTGTACAATGCTCATCCTACACTAGAGCACTTCGTGCCTGTGGTTGTAGCCAGTGGGATAGCTAACAAAAACAAGGAGCCAGTGAAAGAACTCTACAACGCTGAATTGGCTAGCTTGGGTTGGGGCATATACCAGTTCGGTCCATTACCCGTACTTCCCAAGGCTTGA
- the NUO10 gene encoding NADH dehydrogenase (ubiquinone) 1 alpha (NADH dehydrogenase (ubiquinone) 1 alpha subcomplex 2) codes for MSKFVLPQALKELRFHLSQTGEASVPLRKFLSVNYETLKVQSNYKLPILIRESYGVPPSLTARFEKGKEVKSSLEGLDENGIAKTLQDLLKN; via the coding sequence ATGTCCAAATTCGTGTTGCCTCAGGCgttgaaggaattgagaTTCCACTTATCCCAAACAGGAGAAGCTTCGGTGCCTTTAAGAAAGTTTTTGTCGGTGAACTATGAAACTTTGAAGGTTCAATCCAACTACAAATTGCCTATTTTGATCAGAGAAAGCTACGGGGTCCCACCAAGTTTAACCGCCAGATTCGAAAAAGGCAAGGAAGTCAAGAGTTCACTCGAAGGTTTAGACGAGAACGGCATTGCTAAGACATTACaggacttgttgaagaactaa
- a CDS encoding predicted protein: MAAPKSPKLEKYIRRTGINPYDIEQEIRFPYYIHFINEEKSVIKYDFGTVQTRLDMIITERTGIYSKSGDDYIIKDIHGNVKLVFNKHYAGEIGLAEVIEDYRMKAIEAGINTDMVPNSRYLTKEISNRDIEKYKKKYRRYLDKKFNILLE, translated from the coding sequence ATGGCTGCACCCAAATCACCCAAACTTGAGAAATATATAAGGCGAACAGGAATAAACCCATATGATATTGAGCAGGAAATTCGATTCCCATATTATATTCATTTCATTAATGAGGAAAAATCAGTTATCAAGTACGACTTCGGAACAGTTCAGACTAGATTGGATATGATCATTACTGAGAGGACAGGTATATATTCAAAATCAGGAGATGACTACATTATCAAGGATATTCACGGGAATGTCAAGTTAGTATTTAACAAACATTATGCTGGCGAAATTGGATTGGCAGAAGTAATTGAAGACTACCGCATGAAAGCAATCGAAGCTGGCATAAACACAGATATGGttccaaattcaagataCTTGACAAAGGAAATATCCAACAGAGATATTGAgaagtacaagaagaagtatcGCAGGTACTTGGATAAGAAATTTAATATACTACTTGAGTAA
- a CDS encoding predicted protein: protein MSKENTTFDGLTANDATFFEDFERNEKTRDSKPSVWRRMMGIFTFASVMILLYFSYQADVNYAINSTASAISNKFLQTAPEEPAVPAPIIKVFEIQPELKADKTSNTSVVYENQQLSNGLSASFSSPKHAEYDGAFLTLNFTNSDNETQNVNVVEVYIDGHPVWRSSTPFGKPGFTTISSTTKDISKYLTLLEEKHSKFSVKVLEGSADNVNFSLAVTTTSSGKAKSAKHTPITVDSLFTPAGQADKLIPLTKSKNVAFELSKEGKFQIELPRFNGKTSSAKLELFASTSKEEVDYFKKDDAPLRLLNIFINDQYISTISPKATLYHPGSIDASDNFVPVADFGNFVGFTYEVDLVNALPLLWSGRTTLEVQVVSPVNDVDTAPVGSIDPHPKPILKDENQIPVDSWFVSGNIFLWEHKAIVSSKGKIIEAVAEESVSGVYSKSPSYSPWAPSRKSEVVSDKISSNQSSIIKFSLKDNSTLSFIINQNLTISNVLTKSERSSKKTVGNPYAPGGIAETTNLELVLTNHQKVKFEFLNATSSETLLTVESSVSFPLTSSGKKTTQEGKDDKTTLNANIDTKIKKKVNGKAVHELTVSESLLNNQYVGTISNLKYKTEKFKKSLQVIKGHVIDDTL from the coding sequence ATGTCCAAGGAAAACACAACTTTCGATGGCTTAACTGCCAACGATGCTAccttctttgaagactttgaaagaaacGAGAAGACGAGGGACTCGAAGCCTTCggtctggagaagaatgatGGGTATCTTCACATTTGCTTCTGtgatgatcttgttgtatttCAGCTACCAAGCTGATGTCAATTATGCCATCAATTCCACCGCCTCTGCTATCTCCAACAAGTTTTTGCAAACTGCTCCTGAAGAACCTGCTGTTCCTGCTCCTATTATCAAAGTGTTTGAAATTCAGCCTGAACTTAAAGCTGACAAAACTTCCAACACTTCTGTAGTCTATGAAAATCAGCAATTATCCAATGGCttgtctgcttctttctcttctccaaaGCATGCAGAATATGATGGTGCctttttgactttgaacTTCACAAACAGCGATAACGAAACCCAGAACGTCAACGTAGTGGAAGTTTATATCGACGGCCATCCAGTATGGAGAAGCTCTACTCCATTCGGTAAGCCAGGTTTCACAACTATCTCCAGCACCACCAAAGACATCTCCAAATACCTCACtcttttggaagaaaagcaCAGTAAGTTCAGTGTCAAGGTCTTGGAAGGTTCTGCTGACAACGTCAACTTTTCTCTTGCTGTTACTACAACTAGCAGTGGAAAGGCCAAGAGTGCTAAACACACTCCTATCACAGTAGACTCTCTCTTTACTCCAGCTGGTCAAGCTGACAAGCTCATTCCTTTAACGAAGTCTAAGAATGTGGCTTTTGAATTGTCAAAGGAAGGTAAGTTTCAGATAGAATTGCCAAGATTCAATGGAAAAACCTCTTCGGCCAAGTTAGAACTATTTGCTTCTAccagcaaagaagaagtcgactacttcaagaaggacgATGCTCCATTGCGTCTCTTgaacatcttcatcaacgacCAATACATTTCTACCATATCTCCAAAGGCGACCTTGTACCATCCAGGTTCCATAGATGCCAGCGACAACTTTGTTCCTGTCGCTGACTTCGGTAACTTTGTAGGTTTCACTTATGAAGTTGACTTGGTTAATGCCTTACCATTATTATGGAGTGGAAGAACTACTTTGGAAGTCCAAGTTGTGTCTCCAGTTAACGATGTCGATACGGCTCCAGTCGGTAGTATTGACCCTCATCCTAAGCCAATCTTGAAGGATGAAAATCAGATCCCAGTCGATTCTTGGTTTGTCTCTGGTAACATTTTCTTGTGGGAACACAAGGCTATTGTCAGTTCCAAGGGTAAAATAATTGAAGCTGTAGCTGAAGAATCAGTCTCTGGTGTTTACTCTAAATCACCATCCTATTCACCATGGGCTCCTTCTCGTAAGAGTGAAGTAGTTAGTGACAAAATCTCCTCCAACCAATCTTCCATTATTAAGTTCTCGTTGAAGGACAATTCCACCTTGTCATTCATTATCAACCAAAACTTGACCATAAGCAACGTTTTGACCAAGCTGGAACGGTCTTCTAAGAAGACTGTTGGTAACCCATACGCCCCAGGTGGAATTGCTGAGACCACTAATCTTGAATTAGTACTTACAAATCACCAAAAGgtgaaatttgaatttcttAACGCTACCTCTTCTGAAACTTTGTTGACAGTGGAAAGTAGTGTCTCTTTCCCATTGACATCTTCTGGCAAGAAGACTACtcaagaaggaaaggaCGACAAGACAACCTTAAATGCTAACATTGATAccaagataaagaaaaaagtCAATGGAAAGGCTGTTCATGAATTAACCGTCAGTGAAAGCTTGCTCAACAACCAATACGTTGGAACCATCTCTAATCTCAAGTATAAGACcgaaaaattcaagaagtccCTTCAAGTCATCAAAGGACATGTAATTGACGATACTTTGTGA
- a CDS encoding oxidoreductase (probable inositol 2-dehydrogenase~go_function oxidoreductase activity~go_process electron transport; metabolism) translates to MIAPNLIQIAVIGAGLIGPRHASHVVNNAHAELFAIVDPSPTAKEIAASMETRYFTSIQNMIAYCNQNGMSYPDGAIICTPNHTHIRVSAELANYGINLLVEKPLSSIPEEAKALKNFAKEKNVKVLVGHHRRFNPFIVEAKRNLHKVGDVIAISGTWALRKPESYFKMSPWRTDNKTGGGVLLINLVHDIDLLQYMFGPIERIYAELLKKQRSHYPDADEGAALTIKFKNGITGTFICSDNVTSPFNFESGTGENPTVPFQNELEGFYRVFGSKGTLSVPDLHLFHQPEAVDDNTNSWLHPIEKEQLVENKLETLHSQMPFDLQLDHFVDVIRGRAEPLCSADDGMSALMCIDAVMKSVETGIPQYVEDIKNIIPDYEALGLDSDLRAK, encoded by the coding sequence ATGATAGCTCCCAATCTCATTCAAATTGCTGTCATTGGTGCGGGTCTCATTGGTCCCAGACATGCTTCCCATGTGGTGAACAATGCCCATGCTGAACTTTTTGCTATAGTTGATCCTTCACCTACAGCAAAGGAAATCGCTGCCTCTATGGAAACCAGATACTTCACTTCTATCCAAAATATGATAGCCTACTGTAACCAGAATGGAATGCTGTACCCAGATGGTGCCATCATTTGCACTCCCAACCATACTCATATTAGAGTCAGTGCTGAATTGGCCAACTACGGAATTAACTTACTTGTGGAAAAACCTCTCAGCTCGATACCTGAAGAAGCTAAGGCTCTTAAAAACTttgccaaagaaaagaatgtcAAGGTTTTAGTAGGTCACCATAGAAGATTCAATCCTTTTATTGTTGAGGCTAAGCGCAATTTGCATAAAGTAGGCGATGTTATTGCCATTCTGGGAACTTGGGCTCTAAGAAAGCCCGAATCGTACTTCAAGATGTCACCTTGGAGAACAGATAACAAGACTGGGGGAGGAGTACTTCTCATCAACTTAGTTCATGATATCGACTTGTTGCAGTACATGTTTGGTCCAATAGAAAGAATCTATGCAGAATTATTGAAAAAGCAAAGATCACATTACCCAGATGCAGACGAAGGTGCTGCTTTGACCATTAAGTTCAAAAATGGCATAACAGGAACATTTATTTGCTCCGATAATGTCACTTCTCctttcaactttgaaagTGGAACAGGTGAGAACCCTACTGTTCCTTTCCagaatgaacttgaaggtTTCTATAGGGTCTTCGGTTCCAAGGGCACCTTGTCTGTTCCGGACTTGCATTTATTCCATCAGCCAGAAGCTGTAGATGACAACACAAACTCGTGGTTACATCCTATCGAAAAGGAACAACTCGTGGAAAATAAGTTGGAAACTTTGCATTCCCAAATGCCATTCGATTTGCAACTTGATCACTTTGTCGATGTCATCAGAGGAAGAGCAGAACCTCTTTGCTCAGCTGACGATGGCATGTCAGCCTTAATGTGTATTGATGCAGTTATGAAATCTGTGGAAACTGGCATTCCTCAATACGTGGAGGATATTAAAAATATCATCCCAGATTATGAAGCTTTGGGTTTAGATTCTGATTTAAGAGCGAAGTAG
- a CDS encoding mitochondrial morphology and distribution — protein sequence MSFEINWENLTSDSSINESLKEFLDRQFQNISLPSYIANLSVTNFSVGDIPPEITIRHIGDPFDEFYEDENDEGSSGPERVSSNSNMNTKETNYMSSDDEDDDEDNDLSTIAEDSHLNRENDIQIIAEIEYSGNLHVDLIVNLLVNYPSPNFISLPIKLHITDIVIHSIATIAYLKKAVYFSFLCDINESTPDYFSTSSSSSRIDIVKKIKIESEIGELENNVLRNVGKVEKFLIEQLRNIIREELAWPSWICIDMSEDED from the exons ATGTCGTTTGAGATCAATTGGGAGAACCTCACTTCTGACAGCTCGATTAACGAGTCGCTCAAAGAGTTTCTCGATCGCCAATTCCAGAATATTTCACTCCCTTCGTATATAGCTAATCTATCAGTGACCAACTTCTCAGTTGGCGATATTCCACCAGAGATCACCATACGACACATTGGAGACCCGTTTGACGAGTTTtatgaagacgaaaacgACGAAGGGCTGAGCGGTCCAGAACGCGTCTCTTCCAATTCGAATATGAACACAAAAGAGACTAACTACATGTCTagtgatgatgaagacgacgatgaGGATAATGATCTTTCAACTATAGCAGAGGATTCACACCTCAACA GAGAAAATGACATACAAATCATAGCCGAAATAGAATATAGTGGCAATCTCCATGTAGACTTGATAGTGAATCTTTTGGTAAACTACCCTTCTCCTAACTTCATTTCGTTGCCTATCAAGTTGCACATTACTGATATTGTCATACATTCGATTGCTACTATTGcctacttgaagaaggcggtgtacttttcatttctcTGTGACATCAACGAATCTACACCAGACTActtttccacttcttcGTCCAGCTCT AGAATCGATATCGtaaagaagatcaaaatCGAGTCGGAGATAGGAGAACTCGAGAACAACGTCTTGAGGAATGTTGGTAAAGTAGAAAAGTTTCTTATTGAACAGCTAAGAAATATCATTCgtgaagaattggcatGGCCTAGTTGGATTTGTATAGACATGagtgaagatgaagac
- a CDS encoding trehalase-associated protein translates to MSVNELIAKFHFSKLLNGNPQTKSIVLLGSIDDQNAIVTIEKSHFLVDHEKDFSLASLVQDSEIINQNDIYYWSKVLLAQNLNDSPSAKLNLIFPATETHIRKYAGQNHHYVRETPEMYNKFVVPYIESQKGDRIKWVYNILFEGKESETFVYHDTDPVTGFVLLPDMKWDTINMESLYLCAIVNRMDISSVRDLNSSHIEYLVNIQKLIKKVATEKFAVQKDELRIFIHYQPSYYHFHLHIVNVKHPGLGDGIAVGKAILLDDVIENIKVTGDYYQKRTIGYLLGENHGLWNIDGYREAHQDSIDN, encoded by the coding sequence ATGTCTGTCAATGAGCTCATTGCcaaatttcatttttccAAACTTCTCAATGGAAATCCCCAGACCAAATCGATTGTCCTTTTAGGATCCATCGACGATCAGAATGCTATTGTCACGATTGAGAAATCACACTTTTTAGTAGATCATGAAAAAGACTTCAGTCTTGCTAgccttgttcaagattcAGAAATCATTAACCAGAATGATATATACTATTGGTCCAAAGTGTTGTTGGCTCAAAACTTGAATGATTCTCCTTCTGcaaaattgaacttgataTTTCCCGCTACAGAAACCCACATAAGAAAGTATGCTGGTCAGAATCATCATTATGTACGTGAAACCCCAGAAATGTACAACAAGTTTGTTGTGCCATACATCGAATCGCAGAAAGGAGACAGAATAAAATGGGTCTATAATATTCTCTTCGAAGGTAAGGAATCGGAAACGTTTGTGTATCACGACACAGATCCCGTTACTGGATTTGTGTTGTTGCCGGACATGAAATGGGACACTATCAATATGGAGTCGTTATACTTGTGTGCAATTGTCAATAGAATGGATATCTCATCAGTGAGAGACCTTAACTCATCTCATATTGAGTACTTGGTAAATATCCAGAAACTAATTAAGAAGGTAGCAACCGAAAAGTTCGCTGTTCAAAAGGATGAATTGAGAATATTTATACATTACCAACCTTCTTACTATCACTTTCATCTTCACATAGTCAATGTGAAGCATCCAGGACTTGGTGATGGGATAGCAGTGGGAAAGgctattcttcttgacgatGTCATTGAAAACATCAAGGTTACGGGAGACTACTATCAAAAGCGCACTATTGGATACTTACTAGGTGAGAACCATGGCCTATGGAATATAGATGGATACAGAGAAGCTCACCAGGACTCTATCGATAATTAA
- the DPB7 gene encoding ATP-dependent RNA helicase DBP7 (DEAD-box protein 7) (go_function nucleic acid binding; helicase activity; ATP binding) — MDEDDGLLLNFAVPDVSVSSGSNKRTTSKVTGGKWKDRRKLQLSLQGRGRNQKKDRSATGKDDGKKHENDESNDSKKRPTIEPIHGPTSKMIKFSESKGEFGGKNNSYVSSLFTSNQSSSQLKVTKESDEKTYLPSNAPVEDASTFEGLGINERLSKHLTETLRFKNPTKVQKSVIPTMLSTERDLFIKAQTGSGKTLSFLLPIFHKLMMENKHKINRDSGLFAVILTPTRELATQIYGVLETLTRCYHHIVPGIVIGGEKKKSEKARIRKGVNILVGTPGRLADHMENTESLDISQLRWLILDEGDKLVELGFEETITKITNLITRNSQIMESMHKWQGLPVRRINLLCSATMQNNVEKLGSIILNNPEMISDGSSSGKHSEEVTAPDQLIQNVVVVPPKLRLVTLSAILKKISSDMSGTNNSTRTIVFFSCSDSVNFHFDVFTRGGNTFKKVKNDESGKLETVEVENDTPLIGQGTAVYKLHGSLSQQTRTSTLQAFIKDSKSNHSILFCTDVASRGLDLPNIASVIEYDPPFTIDDHLHRIGRSARVGKEGTATLFLLPGNEEGYVDGKLQVVHPKEGNLRIVNYENYLKDGFSAKSNNEDTKKKSKDPKSREGKWDIHATTWHLDIERWLLEDSGAHDKAVQAFTSHIRAYATHLSSERNYFNVKLLHLGHLAKSFGLRETPKKLGKSVESNSGIQGASKKTKKEDPRKKMLRMAKMALKSNSDEFNYS, encoded by the exons ATGGACGAAGACGACGGTTTGTTGTTAAATTTTGCAGTTCCGGATGTTTCGGTGTCACTGGGCTCGAacaaaagaacaacttcCAAAGTTACCGGtggaaaatggaaagaTCGTCGTAAACTTCAGCTCTCATTacaaggaagaggaagaaacCAAAAGAAAGACAGATCTGCCACCGGA AAAGACGATGGAAAAAAACACGAAAATGATGAATCAAATGATTCTAAAAAGAGACCTACTATTGAGCCCATTCATGGCCCTACTTCCAAGATGATCAAGTTTTCTGAGTCGAAGGGGGAATTTGGTGGAAAGAACAATTCGTATGTATCATCATTGTTCACATCCAATCAGAGCAGTTCACAGTTAAAGGTGACGAAAGAATCAGACGAAAAAACATATTTACCATCTAATGCTCCTGTTGAAGATGCATCTACTTTTGAAGGGTTGGGTATCAACGAAAGACTTTCTAAGCATTTGACAGAAACTTTACGATTCAAAAATCCTACCAAAGTACAAAAGTCGGTCATCCCAACCATGCTTTCTACAGAGAGAGATCTTTTCATCAAGGCTCAGACTGGTTCTGGTAAAACATTGTCTTTCCTCTTGCCAATTTTCCACAAGCTTATGATGGAAAACAAGCATAAGATAAACAGAGATTCTGGTTTATTTGCTGTGATTCTTACCCCTACTAGAGAGTTGGCAACTCAAATCTATGGAGTTTTGGAAACTCTCACAAGATGCTACCATCACATCGTTCCTGGTATTGTTATAGGAggtgaaaagaagaagtccgAAAAGGCACGTATCAGAAAGGGAGTTAATATCTTGGTAGGAACTCCTGGAAGATTGGCTGACCACATGGAAAATACCGAATCTTTGGATATCAGCCAGTTAAGGTGGCTCATTCTAGATGAAGGTGATAAGTTGGTTGAATTGGGCTTTGAAGAGACTATAACCAAGATCACCAACTTGATTACAAGAAACTCTCAGATCATGGAGTCGATGCATAAATGGCAGGGATTGCCTGTtagaagaatcaacttgttgtgTTCCGCGACGATGCAGAATAACGTGGAAAAGTTGGGTAGTATTATCTTGAACAACCCAGAAATGATCA GTGAcggctcttcttctggaaagCACTCAGAAGAGGTGACTGCACCAGACCAGTTGATCCAAAACGTAGTCGTGGTACCTCCAAAGCTAAGACTCGTTACCTTAAGTGCTATCctcaagaagatttcatcAGATATGAGTGGAACTAACAACTCCACAAGAACTATTGTCTTTTTCTCGTGTTCTGACTCTGTCAATTTCCATTTCGATGTGTTCACTAGAGGCGGAAATACCTTCAAGAAGGTCAAAAATGATGAGTCTGGAAAATTAGAAActgtagaagtagaaaatgACA CTCCTTTGATTGGACAAGGCACTGCCGTCTATAAGCTTCATGGCTCATTATCGCAACAGACTCGTACTTCTACCTTGCAGGCATTTATTAAGGACAGTAAGTCGAATcattctattcttttctgtaCTGATGTAGCATCGCGTGGATTGGATCTACCAAATATTGCATCCGTTATTGAATACGATCCTCCATTTACAATTGATGATCATTTGCATAGAATTGGTAGATCGGCCAGAGTTGGTAAGGAGGGTACAGCTAcgttgttcttgttgcCTGGCAACGAAGAAGGATATGTAGATGGTAAATTGCAAGTAGTTCATCCTAAGGAAGGTAACTTGAGAATTGTAAATTACGAGAACTACTTGAAAGATGGCTTCTCTGCCAAGTCTAACAACGAAGataccaagaagaaatccaAGGACCCTAAGAGCAGAGAAGGAAAGTGGGATATTCATGCCACCACATGGCATCTTGACATTGAAAGATGGTTGTTGGAGGATTCTGGCGCCCACGACAAGGCAGTGCAAGCTTTCACGTCGCATATCAGAGCATATGCTACCCACTTGTCGTCAGAGAGAAACTATTTCAATGTCAAATTGTTGCATTTGGGCCATTTGGCTAAAAGTTTCGGTTTAAGAGAAAcaccaaagaagttggGTAAATCTGTTGAATCCAACAGTGGCATCCAGGGAGCATCcaagaagaccaagaagGAGGATcccagaaagaaaatgttgAGAATGGCAAAGATGGCTCTCAAGTCCAACAGTGATGAATTTAACTACTCATAG